The following is a genomic window from Colletotrichum lupini chromosome 5, complete sequence.
GTTCTACCCGCCTTCTCGAACGGGTAAGCGAATCGGCATGTACTTCACTGCTGCCCAGCTCTCTGCTGCTGTGGTTGGCCTTGTGTCTGCTGGTTTCCAACTCATGGATGGTTTGGGAGGCCTCGTTGGTTTCCGCTGGATGTTCCTCATCTACGGCCTGGTGGCCGTGGTTCTTGGCTTTTGCCTGCTTTGGTGGCTTCCCGATCGCCCTCTTCCTCCTGGGCAGAAGCGTCAGCGCTCAAGCTGGTTGAAGTGGCTTCCGGCAACCCCAGAAGCGCTTTCCGGCCAGGATGCCGTCATTCACTACAATGACCTCCGACGGGTCTATCACCCCAGGCCCTGGACTATGAAGGATCTTCTGCAGGTGCTAATTGATTGGCGCCTGTGGCCTTTGACTTTCATGTACTTTGGCGTCGTTGGCGTTGGAATCGGTACGCAGCTTTATGGATCTGTCATCATCCGCTCTATTGTGCCCACGGCAACGAGTATCCAAGTCAGCTTGCTTTTTGCTCCGATCTGGATCGTAAGTTCTTTGTATTGTTTTGCATGGGCACTCATTAACAAGATGCAGATGGACTTGATTGCGATTCTCATAATGATGCCAATTTCAGATCGATTCCACGGCTACCGACCATTTATCTTCTCAGCTGCGGTTTGCCTTCAGATCGCCGGCCTGCTTGTCGTAACTTTTGCTCTCGATAATGGTTGGGCTCGCTACGGGGGTCTTCTGATGGTTGGATTCGGTCTTGGCCCGACTGTTCCCAATTGCATGACATGGACGAACGAGATCTTCCAGCGCCGCCACGGTGAAGTCGGTGTTGCGGCTGCGACTGCTCTGGTGTCCGGCCTTGGCAACCTTGGAAGCATTGTCACGACCTACGCTCTGTACACCGGATGGCCAGAGGACGCCGCCAAGGGTCGTTATCAGTACCGTCGCAGCAACTACGCAATGATCGGCATTCTCTGCCTGAGTATCGCCAGCAGCTTCGCCATGTTCTTCCTGCTCAAGGTCTTCGGAAACAAGCCCGTGAACAAGATTTCGAGCCTCGACTCCTCTAGTGAGATTGAAGAC
Proteins encoded in this region:
- a CDS encoding major facilitator superfamily transporter, giving the protein MAHIHEEAHGADDKQPNEYSTPAGSSTMEPTAGPSHQEPEEYDVETVERVYRSNIGIAQTMNAAQGHDLMSVLGLTAKDTSTALALFYVAYVIFDCPSNLVMAKLSPRIWMARIVIATGIIGTCFAAVQSAWSVKLLRFLLGVVIAGMWPGMTYYLTLFYPPSRTGKRIGMYFTAAQLSAAVVGLVSAGFQLMDGLGGLVGFRWMFLIYGLVAVVLGFCLLWWLPDRPLPPGQKRQRSSWLKWLPATPEALSGQDAVIHYNDLRRVYHPRPWTMKDLLQVLIDWRLWPLTFMYFGVVGVGIGTQLYGSVIIRSIVPTATSIQVSLLFAPIWIIAGLLVVTFALDNGWARYGGLLMVGFGLGPTVPNCMTWTNEIFQRRHGEVGVAAATALVSGLGNLGSIVTTYALYTGWPEDAAKGRYQYRRSNYAMIGILCLSIASSFAMFFLLKVFGNKPVNKISSLDSSSEIEDGAARREARQRGFGKLFPRSNQNREA